From Astyanax mexicanus isolate ESR-SI-001 chromosome 16, AstMex3_surface, whole genome shotgun sequence, one genomic window encodes:
- the tle5 gene encoding TLE family member 5 yields the protein MMFPQSRHSASSQQLKFTTSDSCDRIKDEFQFLQAQYHSLKLECDKLASEKSEMQRHYIMYYEMSYGLNIEMHKQAEIVKRLNAICAQVLPYLSQEHQQQVLGAIERAKQVTPPEMNSIIRQQLQAHQLSQLQGLALPMTPLPLGLSQPAGLPAVTSSSGLFSLSSILASQAQLAKEDKSARDASDSHREEDGDKSD from the exons GCTTCATCACAGCAGCTCAAATTCACCACGTCAGACTCGTGTGACCGCATTAAGGACGAGTTCCAGTTCCTCCAAGCACAATATCACAG tcTAAAGCTCGAATGTGACAAACTGGCCAGTGAGAAGTCAGAGATGCAGCGTCATTATATCATG TACTATGAGATGTCTTACGGCCTGAATATTGAAATGCACAAGCAG GCAGAAATTGTGAAGAGATTAAATGCAATCTGTGCTCAAGTCCTGCCTTACCTTTCTCAAGAG catcagcagcaggtcCTGGGGGCCATCGAGAGAGCCAAACAGGTCACCCCACCAGAGATGAATTCCATTATCCGG cagcagctccaggccCACCAGCTCTCTCAGCTGCAGGGTCTGGCCCTGCCCATGACCCCTCTGCCTCTAGGGCTGAGTCAGCCAGCCGGTCTGCCCGCCGTCACGTCCAGCTCCggcctcttctctctctccagcaTCCTGGCCTCGCAGGCCCAGCTGGCCAAGGAGGACAAGAGCGCACGGGACGCCTCGGACAGCCACCGCGAGGAGGACGGAGACAAATCCGACTAA